A part of Rutidosis leptorrhynchoides isolate AG116_Rl617_1_P2 unplaced genomic scaffold, CSIRO_AGI_Rlap_v1 contig485, whole genome shotgun sequence genomic DNA contains:
- the LOC139883982 gene encoding protein COBRA-like encodes MVTMYNFQQYRHIQSPGWTLGWVWAKKEVIWDMVGAQTTEQGDCSKYKSNVPHCCKKDPTVVDLLPGTPYNKQVANCCKGGVINSWAQDSSTAVSAFQISVGAAGTTNKTVRLPKNFTLKAPGPGYTCGPAKIVKPTKFVTSDKRRTTQAMMTWNVTCTYSQFLAQKAPTCCVSLSSFYNETIVNCPTCACGCRNNATSSGSCVDQNTPHLASIVSPPGKSVTTPLLQCTKHMCPVRIHWHVKLNYKEYWRVKVTITNFNYRSNYSQWNMVVQHPNFDNLTQIFSFNYKALTPYEGLNDTAMLYGVKFYNDLLSEAGPLGNVQSELLFRKDQSTFTFEKGWAFPRRIYFNGDNCVMPPPDSYPWLPNASSRTIISLIQTVATILGSFVFLLAYV; translated from the exons ATGGTTACGATGTACAACTTTCAACAATATCGTCATATTCAATCACCGGGTTGGACATTAGGTTGGGTATGGGCTAAAAAGGAAGTTATTTGGGATATGGTAGGAGCTCAAACCACAGAGCAAGGAGATTGTTCGAAATACAAATCGAACGTTCCACATTGTTGTAAAAAGGACCCAACAGTTGTCGATCTTTTACCTGGAACTCCATACAACAAGCAGGTTGCAAATTGCTGCAAAGGTGGAGTGATAAACTCTTGGGCGCAGGACTCGTCCACAGCCGTGAGTGCGTTTCAGATCAGTGTAGGCGCTGCTGGAACCACTAACAAAACTGTCCGACTTCCCAAAAACTTCACATTGAAAGCTCCAGGACCTGGTTATACTTGTGGCCCTGCCAAGATTGTCAAACCTACAAAATTTGTGACATCGGATAAGAGGAGAACCACTCAAGCTATGA TGACCTGGAATGTTACTTGCACATATTCTCAGTTCCTGGCTCAGAAGGCACCCACTTGCTGTGTTTCTCTTTCGTCCTTCTATAACGAAACAATAGTCAACTGTCCGACTTGCGCATGTGGATGTCGGAACAATGCAACCTCGTCAGGCAGTTGTGTAGA TCAGAACACGCCACATTTAGCATCGATAGTTTCTCCACCTGGAAAATCGGTGACCACGCCTCTTCTACAATGTACGAAACATATGTGTCCGGTCCGAATCCATTGGCATGTTAAGCTCAATTACAAGGAATACTGGCGGGTAAAGGTCACGATCACGAATTTCAATTACCGGTCGAATTACAGTCAGTGGAATATGGTTGTTCAACATCCCAACTTCGATAATCTCACTCAGATTTTCAGTTTTAACTACAAGGCACTAACTCCTTATGAAGGATTAA ATGATACTGCAATGCTGTATGGAGTGAAGTTTTACAATGACTTGCTCTCGGAAGCTGGTCCTTTAGGAAATGTACAATCGGAGCTACTTTTCCGCAAAGACCAATCTACTTTTACTTTCGAGAAAGGTTGGGCTTTTCCACGAAGAATATATTTCAATGGCGATAACTGTGTTATGCCTCCTCCAGATTCCTATCCATGGCTGCCCAATGCATCTTCTCGGACGATCATCTCTCTCATTCAAACAGTCGCGACAATCCTGGGATCATTCGTCTTCTTGCTAGCTTATGTGTGA